The Phacochoerus africanus isolate WHEZ1 chromosome 3, ROS_Pafr_v1, whole genome shotgun sequence genome window below encodes:
- the GZF1 gene encoding GDNF-inducible zinc finger protein 1 isoform X1: MAANRRRLHRPSRPAPGPSICPLAWSSEALGLRRPGGRLLLGGRNMESGAVLLESKSSPLNLLHEMHQLRLLGHLCDVTVSVEYQGVREEFMAHKAVLAATSKFFKEVFLNEKAAAGARTNVYLDEVQVADFASFLEFVYTAKVQVEEDRVQRMLEMAEKLKCLDLSETCFQLKKQMLESVLLELQNFSESQEVEEGGGSQVAAAAVDPNTRGAGVAGDRPLASSLPGSSDPQAERISNGLLPALPPRKSREKPDKRKEVVKPPYPKIRRASGRLAGRKVFVEIPKKKYTRRLREQQGSAASDAGDCGAPQEPSPDAVGTEGEPRTKEEARDASAREAEAALPEARPGEGEEDEGAAAEEGTAGTRRSDFPCTSCGKAFLYEKSFLKHIRHHHGVATEVVHRCDTCGQTFANRCNLRGHQRHVHSSERRFPCELCGKKFKRKKDVKRHVVQVHEGGGERHQCQQCGKGLSSKTALRLHERTHTGHRPYGCPECQAAFSQPSALKTHLRIHTGEKPFVCDECGARFTQNHMLIYHKRCHTGERPFMCETCGKSFASKEYLKHHNRIHTGSKPFKCEVCFRTFAQRNSLYQHIKVHTGERPYCCDQCGKQFTQLNALQRHHRIHTGEKPFMCNACGRTFTDKSTLRRHTSIHDKTTPWKSFLVIVDGSPKNDDGHKTEQPDEEYATAKLSDKLLSFAENGHFHNLATVQGSVPPVQEDRLADPACKSDGPVVSQDTLLATAISELSELTPQADPGPEQLHSLTSME, from the exons ATGGCGGCCAATCGGCGTCGCCTTCACCGCCCCTCGCGCCCCGCCCCCGGTCCGTCCATCTGTCCCCTGGCCTGGTCCTCGGAAGCGCTGGGTCTGCGGCGGCCGGGCGGGCG GCTGCTTCTGGGAGGAAGAAACATGGAGAGTGGTGCAGTTCTGCTAGAATCCAAGTCCTCACCACTGAACCTTCTGCACGAGATGCACCAGCTCCGCCTGCTGGGTCATCTGTGCGACGTGACGGTCAGCGTGGAGTACCAGGGTGTCCGTGAGGAGTTCATGGCCCACAAGGCAGTGCTGGCGGCCACCAGCAagttttttaaggaagttttCCTTAACGAGAAGGCCGCAGCTGGCGCCAGGACTAACGTCTACTTAGATGAAGTGCAGGTCGCCGATTTTGCTTCCTTTCTTGAGTTTGTCTATACTGCAAAGGTACAGGTGGAAGAAGATCGCGTGCAGCGAATGCTGGAGATGGCTGAGAAGCTGAAATGTTTGGACTTATCTGAAACCTGTTTTCAGTTAAAGAAACAGATGTTAGAGTCAGTACTTCTGGAGTTGCAGAATTTCTCCGAGTCTCAGGAGGTTGAGGAGGGTGGTGGCTCCcaggttgctgctgctgctgttgacCCCAACACTCGGGGGGCAGGTGTGGCTGGGGACCGACCTCTGGCCAGCAGCCTCCCGGGCTCCTCAGATCCCCAGGCAGAGAGAATCAGCAACGGCTTATTGCCAGCTCTGCCCCCAAGGAAGTCCAGGGAGAAGCCAGACAAGAGAAAAGAGGTTGTGAAGCCCCCCTACCCCAAGATCAGAAGGGCTAGCGGGAGGCTGGCTGGGAGGAAGGTGTTTGTCGAAATCCCTAAAAAGAAGTACACACGCAGACTCCGGGAGCAGCAGGGCAGTGCAGCGAGCGATGCAGGGGACTGCGGGGCACCCCAAGAGCCCAGCCCGGATGCTGTGGGAACAGAGGGGGAGCCAAGGACAAAAGAGGAGGCCCGAGATGCCAGTgccagggaggcagaggctgcGCTGCCTGAAGcgaggccgggggagggggaggaggacgaGGGGGCTGCAGCGGAGGAAGGGACGGCAGGGACCAGGCGGAGTGACTTCCCATGCACCAGCTGCGGGAAGGCCTTTCTGTACGAGAAGAGCTTCCTGAAGCACATCAGGCACCACCATGGTGTGGCCACCGAGGTGGTTCACCGCTGCGACACCTGCGGCCAGACCTTCGCCAACCGCTGCAACCTGAGGGGCCACCAGCGCCACGTGCACAGCAGCGAGCGCCGCTTCCCGTGCGAGCTGTGTGGCAAGAAGTTCAAGAGGAAGAAGGACGTGAAGCGACACGTGGTGCAGGTACACGAGGGCGGCGGAGAGCGGCACCAGTGCCAGCAGTGCGGCAAGGGCCTGAGCTCCAAGACGGCGCTGCGGTTGCACGAGCGCACGCACACCGGCCACAGGCCCTACGGCTGCCCCGAGTGCCAGGCCGCCTTCTCGCAGCCCTCGGCGCTCAAGACACACCTGAG AATTCACACAGGGGAGAAGCCTTTTGTCTGTGATGAATGTGGCGCAAGATTCACTCAGAACCACATGCTGATTTACCATAAAAGGTGTCACACAG GTGAACGGCCTTTCATGTGTGAAACATGTGGCAAGAGTTTCGCTTCTAAGGAGTATCTGAAGCATCACAACAGAATCCATACTGGATCCAAACCCTTTAAATGTGAAGTTTGTTTCAGGACTTTTGCTCAGCGGAATTCACTTTACCAGCATATCAAAGTCCACACAG GGGAGCGTCCCTACTGCTGCGACCAGTGCGGCAAGCAGTTCACACAGCTCAATGCGCTGCAGCGCCACCACCGGATCCACACGGGGGAGAAGCCCTTCATGTGCAACGCGTGCGGGCGGACATTCACCGACAAGTCCACCCTCCGGAGACATACCTCG ATCCACGACAAGACCACCCCGTGGAAGTCCTTCCTCGTCATTGTGGATGGCTCACCCAAAAATGACGACGGGCACAAGACTGAACAGCCTGATGAAGAGTACGCAACAGCCAAACTCTCTGATAAACTGCTGTCTTTCGCAGAAAATGGCCATTTTCACAACCTGGCCACAGTCCAGGGCAGTGTGCCCCCCGTGCAGGAGGACAGGCTTGCAGACCCAGCCTGCAAGTCTGACGGCCCTGTGGTGTCCCAGGACACGCTGCTGGCCACCGCCATCAGCGAGCTCAGCGAGCTGACACCCCAGGCCGACCCAGGGCCCGAGCAGCTCCACTCTCTGACCAGCATGGAGTAG
- the NXT1 gene encoding NTF2-related export protein 1 translates to MASVDFKTYVDQACRAAEEFVNVYYSTMDKRRRLLSRLYTGTATLVWNGNAVSGQESLSEFFEMLPSSEFQINVVDCQPVHDDATPSQTTVLVVICGTVKFEGNKQRDFNQNFILTAQASPSNAVWKIASDCFRFQDWAC, encoded by the coding sequence ATGGCATCTGTGGACTTCAAGACCTACGTGGACCAGGCCTGCCGCGCAGCCGAGGAGTTTGTGAACGTGTACTACAGCACCATGGACAAGCGGCGGAGGTTGCTGTCCCGCCTGTACACAGGCACTGCCACCCTGGTGTGGAACGGCAATGCCGTTTCGGGACAAGAATCCTTGAGTGAGTTTTTTGAGATGTTGCCTTCCAGCGAGTTCCAGATCAACGTGGTAGACTGCCAGCCCGTCCACGACGACGCCACACCGAGCCAGACCACTGTCCTCGTGGTCATCTGTGGGACGGTGAAGTTTGAGGGCAACAAGCAGCGGGACTTCAACCAGAACTTCATCCTGACGGCCCAGGCCTCACCCAGCAACGCGGTATGGAAGATCGCCAGTGATTGCTTCCGCTTCCAGGACTGGGCCTGCTAG
- the GZF1 gene encoding GDNF-inducible zinc finger protein 1 isoform X2, with amino-acid sequence MESGAVLLESKSSPLNLLHEMHQLRLLGHLCDVTVSVEYQGVREEFMAHKAVLAATSKFFKEVFLNEKAAAGARTNVYLDEVQVADFASFLEFVYTAKVQVEEDRVQRMLEMAEKLKCLDLSETCFQLKKQMLESVLLELQNFSESQEVEEGGGSQVAAAAVDPNTRGAGVAGDRPLASSLPGSSDPQAERISNGLLPALPPRKSREKPDKRKEVVKPPYPKIRRASGRLAGRKVFVEIPKKKYTRRLREQQGSAASDAGDCGAPQEPSPDAVGTEGEPRTKEEARDASAREAEAALPEARPGEGEEDEGAAAEEGTAGTRRSDFPCTSCGKAFLYEKSFLKHIRHHHGVATEVVHRCDTCGQTFANRCNLRGHQRHVHSSERRFPCELCGKKFKRKKDVKRHVVQVHEGGGERHQCQQCGKGLSSKTALRLHERTHTGHRPYGCPECQAAFSQPSALKTHLRIHTGEKPFVCDECGARFTQNHMLIYHKRCHTGERPFMCETCGKSFASKEYLKHHNRIHTGSKPFKCEVCFRTFAQRNSLYQHIKVHTGERPYCCDQCGKQFTQLNALQRHHRIHTGEKPFMCNACGRTFTDKSTLRRHTSIHDKTTPWKSFLVIVDGSPKNDDGHKTEQPDEEYATAKLSDKLLSFAENGHFHNLATVQGSVPPVQEDRLADPACKSDGPVVSQDTLLATAISELSELTPQADPGPEQLHSLTSME; translated from the exons ATGGAGAGTGGTGCAGTTCTGCTAGAATCCAAGTCCTCACCACTGAACCTTCTGCACGAGATGCACCAGCTCCGCCTGCTGGGTCATCTGTGCGACGTGACGGTCAGCGTGGAGTACCAGGGTGTCCGTGAGGAGTTCATGGCCCACAAGGCAGTGCTGGCGGCCACCAGCAagttttttaaggaagttttCCTTAACGAGAAGGCCGCAGCTGGCGCCAGGACTAACGTCTACTTAGATGAAGTGCAGGTCGCCGATTTTGCTTCCTTTCTTGAGTTTGTCTATACTGCAAAGGTACAGGTGGAAGAAGATCGCGTGCAGCGAATGCTGGAGATGGCTGAGAAGCTGAAATGTTTGGACTTATCTGAAACCTGTTTTCAGTTAAAGAAACAGATGTTAGAGTCAGTACTTCTGGAGTTGCAGAATTTCTCCGAGTCTCAGGAGGTTGAGGAGGGTGGTGGCTCCcaggttgctgctgctgctgttgacCCCAACACTCGGGGGGCAGGTGTGGCTGGGGACCGACCTCTGGCCAGCAGCCTCCCGGGCTCCTCAGATCCCCAGGCAGAGAGAATCAGCAACGGCTTATTGCCAGCTCTGCCCCCAAGGAAGTCCAGGGAGAAGCCAGACAAGAGAAAAGAGGTTGTGAAGCCCCCCTACCCCAAGATCAGAAGGGCTAGCGGGAGGCTGGCTGGGAGGAAGGTGTTTGTCGAAATCCCTAAAAAGAAGTACACACGCAGACTCCGGGAGCAGCAGGGCAGTGCAGCGAGCGATGCAGGGGACTGCGGGGCACCCCAAGAGCCCAGCCCGGATGCTGTGGGAACAGAGGGGGAGCCAAGGACAAAAGAGGAGGCCCGAGATGCCAGTgccagggaggcagaggctgcGCTGCCTGAAGcgaggccgggggagggggaggaggacgaGGGGGCTGCAGCGGAGGAAGGGACGGCAGGGACCAGGCGGAGTGACTTCCCATGCACCAGCTGCGGGAAGGCCTTTCTGTACGAGAAGAGCTTCCTGAAGCACATCAGGCACCACCATGGTGTGGCCACCGAGGTGGTTCACCGCTGCGACACCTGCGGCCAGACCTTCGCCAACCGCTGCAACCTGAGGGGCCACCAGCGCCACGTGCACAGCAGCGAGCGCCGCTTCCCGTGCGAGCTGTGTGGCAAGAAGTTCAAGAGGAAGAAGGACGTGAAGCGACACGTGGTGCAGGTACACGAGGGCGGCGGAGAGCGGCACCAGTGCCAGCAGTGCGGCAAGGGCCTGAGCTCCAAGACGGCGCTGCGGTTGCACGAGCGCACGCACACCGGCCACAGGCCCTACGGCTGCCCCGAGTGCCAGGCCGCCTTCTCGCAGCCCTCGGCGCTCAAGACACACCTGAG AATTCACACAGGGGAGAAGCCTTTTGTCTGTGATGAATGTGGCGCAAGATTCACTCAGAACCACATGCTGATTTACCATAAAAGGTGTCACACAG GTGAACGGCCTTTCATGTGTGAAACATGTGGCAAGAGTTTCGCTTCTAAGGAGTATCTGAAGCATCACAACAGAATCCATACTGGATCCAAACCCTTTAAATGTGAAGTTTGTTTCAGGACTTTTGCTCAGCGGAATTCACTTTACCAGCATATCAAAGTCCACACAG GGGAGCGTCCCTACTGCTGCGACCAGTGCGGCAAGCAGTTCACACAGCTCAATGCGCTGCAGCGCCACCACCGGATCCACACGGGGGAGAAGCCCTTCATGTGCAACGCGTGCGGGCGGACATTCACCGACAAGTCCACCCTCCGGAGACATACCTCG ATCCACGACAAGACCACCCCGTGGAAGTCCTTCCTCGTCATTGTGGATGGCTCACCCAAAAATGACGACGGGCACAAGACTGAACAGCCTGATGAAGAGTACGCAACAGCCAAACTCTCTGATAAACTGCTGTCTTTCGCAGAAAATGGCCATTTTCACAACCTGGCCACAGTCCAGGGCAGTGTGCCCCCCGTGCAGGAGGACAGGCTTGCAGACCCAGCCTGCAAGTCTGACGGCCCTGTGGTGTCCCAGGACACGCTGCTGGCCACCGCCATCAGCGAGCTCAGCGAGCTGACACCCCAGGCCGACCCAGGGCCCGAGCAGCTCCACTCTCTGACCAGCATGGAGTAG